CCGCAGGGATCATCTGCGGGCCACCAAGATTTATCATGAGCCGTTGATGAATGCCGCCAATGTGGAATTCCGTTGGAATTGTGTTGTTTCAGAGTTGCTGCATGGAGACCGGCTCACCGGCCTGCGTCTGCAGGATGTTCACACAGGTGCGGAGACAGAACTCCTTTGTGATGGGGCGTTTATCAGTGTCGGCAGAATACCAGCCACAGGACTGTTTCAAGAGGAACTAAATCTGAATGATGCGGGCTATCTCCAGGCGGACGAGTCTACCCGGACGAACCTGCGCGGCGTGTTTGCGGTGGGTGATGTCCGGGCAAAAGCCCTACACCAGATTGTGACCGCTGTTGCCGACGGGGCCGTTGCGATTCACTACGCGGAGGAGGTGCTTGCAGAGGATTCACGGCCTGAAAGTTTATGAGTCTTTTTTGAAAATGCAGATGCGGGTATTCCTCAATAGACCGTTCTCTTGGTGACACAGACAGAGGCTGCCCTGCTGCCGAGCCAGAAAACCGCCACCTGCTGGTAACGAGAAATGCTGGCGAGCAACATGGCCGAGCAATTGAGAGCACGGCACAAAAGAGTCCTGGGGAGATTGGCCTCCCCAGGACTTTTCTTGTTGGCGAGTCCATGCTAGAGCCCGAAAGCGCTGGAAGGCGAACGGTGTGCAAAGAGCCCGAAAGGGAGCTGTGTTATAGAGGGACTTCTACAAAAAGACTGAACATTTTTCCGATTTGCTGAAAGACTATTTGAAATTGTTGGCCCCTGAGGTGATCAAGCACCTTGGGGGCTTTCGGCGTTTTATGGGACTGGTTCTGATCAAATGGTGCTTGGGGGTATGTATCGAGGCGTCAGAAGAAAAAGAGTCAGCACCGGCCGCTCAACGGGTATCATGCGGCGGTTCCGGCAGGGGGGCTTGCTGTAGCTGAGCCGCAGTCTCCTTGCAAATCCGGACAAATTCCTTGATCACAGGAGGTGCGTGGCGGAGGGACTTGATGGCAATTCCAAGGCTTCGGCCATAGGCGCCCTGAAAGGGCCTGGATATCACGTCATCCGGTAGCAGTCCCACCTGCAGACTGCTGATCACAGAGATCCCAAGGTCATTGGCTACCATGGAAATCGCGGCCACGTCACTGGCGGTATAGTATTTGATCTTAGGGAAAAAGGGGGACTTTTGGAGAACCGTGTTTACAACATCGTCATAACCAGGCACTGGCATGATGAAGTTACAGCCATTGAGCAGGGTGGGGGAGATTGCTTCATAGGGGGCGAACGGGTGGTCTCTGCGCATAATGACACAGGCCGAGTCTCGCAGAAGGGGAATAAAAGAAAACCCCTTTGGGATGCTGTCCACCATGAAGCCGAGGTCCAGTTCTCCCCGCGGCAAAAGCTCATGAAATTCCCCGCAGGCTACCTCCCTGAGATGAAGCTCAATATTGGGATAGACATTGGAGAAGTTGCGAACTGCGTGGGGGAGAAATCCCACCATCAGGCTGTTGTAGGCGCCCATGCTGATGGTACCTTCCAAAAGACCGTTGATAGCAGAAACAGTCTCTTGCAGATAAGTTTCATTTTTAATGATTTGATAGCAATAGTACAAAACCTTTTTTCCATTTTCCGTAGGCACGATTTTGTCCTTGTTCCGGATCAGGAGGGGAAAGCCCATCTCCGTTTCCAGGGAGTCCACCATATGGCTGATTCCAGGCTGAGAATAGCCAAGCTGCTTGGCGGCTTTTGTCAGACTGCCGGATTCTGCGACCTTAATGAAAGCGCGATATTTTGAGATACTCAATGTTCTACTCAACTCCTGTACAGCCCTAGATCCCCTCAGATGCCTTGAGCTTTCTCTTGTCAAAATTATGAACTAAAAAACGAAAAGAATCAATAAATTGTTGCGCTTTTAACAAAAAGCGGTCATTCTACTTTGGAATTCATATGATAGGAAAACGAAATGTATGCCAGTTAAAACCGCCTGAAAACAAGGCGGGGGTTCCAGCTTTTGGAGGGCGCTCCCGGGAAATTCGGATTTGGAATGATGCCCATCGGATATGAACATTTTACTTTTTCCACCTCCGCCCAATAACATAAAAGTAACGAAGCGGCGACCATGCTTCCGCACAGTGACATGAAAGGGGGAGAAGGGAAATAGAACTGTACGGGAGAAAATCATCAACAAATTAAGGAGGAAAAGACATGAAAGCGCTGCCTAAGGGGATGTTTACCGCACTGATTACACCGTTTAACGAGGACGAGAGCATCAATTTTGATGCGTTGCGCGGCCTGATTGATTTCCAGGTGGAGAGCGGTATCCACGGGTTGCTGATTGGCGGGAGCACCGGCGAATATCACACCATGAGCATGGAGGAGAGGAAGGCGGTGATTCAGGCCGCCTGTGAGCATGCGGCAGGCAGGATTCCCATCATGGCGGGCATTGGCTGCTCCCGCCCCTGCGACACGATCGAACTGGGCAGGTTCTCCGCCGGCTGCGGCGCAAAATGGGGGCTGGCCACTGCACCTTACTATCACCGTACCACCCGCCAGGGCGTGATGGACTACTTCAAAGGGGTGGCTGCCGGTTGCGAGGTGGGGCTGTGCCTTTATAACTATCCCTCTGGCGTGGGCTTTGAGCTGGAGCCGGAGATGATTGCGGAACTGGCACAGGAACCCAACATCGTGGCGCTGAAGGACACGGCCGACATGGAGCATACCGCTGAGACTCTGGCGGCCACCCGCGGCATGGATTTTGCTGTCTTGCAGGGCTTCGAGCATCTGATGCTGCCCTGCTTCGCCCTGGGCGGCGCGGGCGCGTTCGGCATCGTTCACAACTTGGTTCCCAGGGAGATGGTGGAGCTGTATGAGACGTTCATGGCTGGGAACTGGAAGAGGGCAAACGAGTTGAATGCCCGGCTGACAAACCTGTATCAATACATGGAGCTGGAGCCTTTCCCCGGCCCGGTGAAGGTGGCGCTGGGGCAGATGGGATACTTCGGCGGTGTGCTGCGTAAGCCGCTGACAATGCCAAGCCAGGAGCTATCTGATAAGGTGACTGCGGAACTAAAAAAGCTGGGAGCAATTTCGTAACTACACGTTCAGATGGAACTCCATCAATACTGAATTTAGGAGGAGAAAGGGATGTTACAGCAAGTAGAAAAAAGAGAGAACTGGGCAAGCAGATTTGGTCTGCTGATGTCCCTGGCCGGCATGGCGATCGGCCTTGGAAATGTCTGGAGATTTCCCTATCTGGTTGGCTACTGGGGCGGCGGTGCCTTTGTACTGGCATACCTGGTGTGCCTGATGGTCATTGTGGTTCCCTTGGGCATCATCGAAGCAGGCTTCGGCAAGGGCATTCAGGGCGGTACGCTGGACGCATGGACCGTCATCCTGAAAAATTCTAAGGCCGGAAAATTGATCGGCAGTGTCTTCTGTGTGGGTTATACCACGATGAACTTCTATTTCATGACGGTTCTAGCAGGTACGATCTGGTTTTCCTACGCCTTTGCAACCGACATGAAGTCCCGGGTCGACCCTGCCACCATGTATCAGTATATGAACACGGAGCAGACAACCGTACTTACGGTGATTGCGGCGCTGATCCTGGCCTTTGTGGTGTTCGTACTCTACAAGGGCATCCAGAGTGGAATTGAAGCGGTCAGCAAGGTGATGATCCCCGGCCT
This genomic window from Pusillibacter faecalis contains:
- the dapA gene encoding 4-hydroxy-tetrahydrodipicolinate synthase, whose translation is MKALPKGMFTALITPFNEDESINFDALRGLIDFQVESGIHGLLIGGSTGEYHTMSMEERKAVIQAACEHAAGRIPIMAGIGCSRPCDTIELGRFSAGCGAKWGLATAPYYHRTTRQGVMDYFKGVAAGCEVGLCLYNYPSGVGFELEPEMIAELAQEPNIVALKDTADMEHTAETLAATRGMDFAVLQGFEHLMLPCFALGGAGAFGIVHNLVPREMVELYETFMAGNWKRANELNARLTNLYQYMELEPFPGPVKVALGQMGYFGGVLRKPLTMPSQELSDKVTAELKKLGAIS
- a CDS encoding LysR family transcriptional regulator, whose amino-acid sequence is MSISKYRAFIKVAESGSLTKAAKQLGYSQPGISHMVDSLETEMGFPLLIRNKDKIVPTENGKKVLYYCYQIIKNETYLQETVSAINGLLEGTISMGAYNSLMVGFLPHAVRNFSNVYPNIELHLREVACGEFHELLPRGELDLGFMVDSIPKGFSFIPLLRDSACVIMRRDHPFAPYEAISPTLLNGCNFIMPVPGYDDVVNTVLQKSPFFPKIKYYTASDVAAISMVANDLGISVISSLQVGLLPDDVISRPFQGAYGRSLGIAIKSLRHAPPVIKEFVRICKETAAQLQQAPLPEPPHDTR